ACTTTCCAGCGAGCTATACTGCAACACATCGTCATTGGTTCCGTGAGGGTGGAAAATGGGAACCGGGCGCATGGCCTTGGACGCACCATACACATTGGGGCCGGAACAGGGAGCGAAAGCGGCGATCTTGTCGGCAATCTTGCTCATGGCGTGGTAAGTAAACATACCTCCCATAGAGAAACCGGAAAGGTAGACGCGCTTGGTATCGATATCGTAATCCTTGACCATCTGGTTAATAATTTCGGTCACCCACTTGGTATCCTTATCGCCCTGGATATCCCAGGTAGACATTCCCGTACCGCCTCTAGGGTACACCACCACGAAACCAGCCGTATCGGCCACAGTTTCCCAGTGGGTCATATCCTGCTGGTAATTGGGATCCTGGTCCATGCCGTGCAGCGAAAGAAGCAGCGGGCTCTTCGGCGCCAGATTCGACGGGGCGTACACATGGATGTTGCGCCCGGAAACAGACACCTTCTTATAGTCATTCAGGGATTTTCCGCCTCCACCCCACTGGGCGAAAGAAACGGTTGCGGCAATCATTAGCAGGGGAAGAATTCTCATTTTTTGCACTCCTTTTAAATTCCCATTCCAATTTGGAATATATATGTGGGCATTCAAATTATTACTGCTACCTATAAAAAAATGATGTAAACCTCAACAACACCGCAGCCATTTTTTATTTTCTGTTTCGTATGAGGATTTCTATGGATTTAAGACAACTTACCACCATCGCCGCCATCTCGATTTTCACGGCATCTGGAGCCTTCGCCACAAAGGTGGCCTGCGTCGGCAACAGCATCACATTCGGATACGGCTTAAACTGGGACGAAAAAACATATCCGCAAAACCTGCAGATTATGCTAGGCGATGACTTCGAAGTGGGAAACTTCGGGCATTCCGGTATGATGTTCCATAAAAAATCTAACGAATCCTACTGGACGTCCCCCAAATTCAAGGAAGCCTACGAATTCCAGCCCGACATCGTGGTCATTGAACTGGGAACCAACGACAGCAAGTATTTCCACGACGGTGCAGGAAGTTCCACGGGGTACAACTACTACGCCTACGATTCCAAGGGCTATTCCCGGGCAGACCTCCTGGACGAAATGAAGAAGGACTACGAGGCCCTTATCGACACCTTCGCCCACCAGCCCCAGGCCCCCACCATTTACGCCACCCTGCAGCCCTACGCCAACAACTGGGACTGGTTCATTACAGACACCGTTATCGTGAACGTCATCAACCCCCTGATCAAGGAAGTGGCCACCAACAAGGGCGTACAACTCATCGACCT
This genomic stretch from Fibrobacter sp. UWH6 harbors:
- a CDS encoding GDSL-type esterase/lipase family protein, whose amino-acid sequence is MDLRQLTTIAAISIFTASGAFATKVACVGNSITFGYGLNWDEKTYPQNLQIMLGDDFEVGNFGHSGMMFHKKSNESYWTSPKFKEAYEFQPDIVVIELGTNDSKYFHDGAGSSTGYNYYAYDSKGYSRADLLDEMKKDYEALIDTFAHQPQAPTIYATLQPYANNWDWFITDTVIVNVINPLIKEVATNKGVQLIDLHESFNKPEWLLDDNVHPNANGAYELAAIIAKSIRPASGNETPANSSNSADISSSSSANNVSDNEETGILHETTALKTYTGDVSIFDLNGNYIKKVYANGSLDIKIGHKGTFIVKAGRNTQKIILK